One genomic region from Methanonatronarchaeum thermophilum encodes:
- a CDS encoding CBS domain-containing protein yields the protein MKSSIKMIEIWGIPIKLHISFLIILPPFAWLFANSPFFFQGIVEPWLAYTLGTLLTLMFFLCVLLHELGHSYVALKYDIPINSITLMIFGGVAAMEETPDDPSIELKLAIAGPLVSLAIGIVLLAINYLAGLPTPIFPDERSLAGIFIGWLGYINIIVAAFNLIPAFPMDGGRVLRSIFAKRMPYLKATERAAGIGKAFAFSLGLVGLLLLPAGIWLILIAAFIYFGASQEEKSTKITRIFSDLQVKDLMTENVLTVQPETNAEELIELMMKKKHMGYPVTKNEKLVGIITFSDIRQIPRERRVATYVKDIMTKNPITVDPELDAIEALRIISRERIGRIPVTKNRQVVGIISRSDFTTAIELGEMGMVPQE from the coding sequence ATGAAAAGCTCAATTAAGATGATTGAAATATGGGGTATACCAATAAAACTCCATATATCGTTCTTAATAATTCTACCACCATTTGCCTGGCTCTTTGCAAACTCCCCATTCTTTTTCCAAGGAATTGTAGAACCATGGCTCGCCTACACATTAGGCACCCTACTCACATTGATGTTCTTCTTGTGCGTATTACTTCACGAACTAGGACATTCATACGTAGCCCTTAAATACGACATCCCAATCAACAGCATTACATTAATGATTTTCGGTGGCGTCGCCGCTATGGAAGAAACTCCAGACGACCCATCTATTGAACTAAAACTAGCCATAGCAGGCCCATTAGTCAGTCTAGCAATAGGTATTGTATTACTCGCAATCAACTACCTAGCTGGCTTACCAACACCCATATTCCCAGATGAAAGATCGCTTGCAGGCATATTCATCGGATGGCTCGGATACATCAACATAATAGTTGCCGCATTCAACCTAATACCCGCATTCCCAATGGATGGCGGCCGAGTTCTAAGGTCAATCTTTGCGAAAAGAATGCCCTACCTAAAAGCAACTGAAAGAGCAGCTGGAATCGGAAAGGCATTCGCATTCTCGTTAGGGTTAGTCGGCCTACTTTTATTACCCGCAGGCATCTGGTTGATCTTGATAGCGGCATTCATCTACTTTGGAGCCTCACAAGAAGAAAAAAGCACAAAAATCACAAGGATTTTTTCAGACCTCCAAGTCAAAGACCTAATGACTGAAAATGTATTAACAGTTCAACCCGAAACCAACGCAGAAGAACTGATCGAGCTAATGATGAAAAAAAAGCACATGGGATACCCAGTAACCAAGAACGAAAAACTCGTTGGAATAATCACCTTCTCAGATATACGACAAATACCACGAGAACGCAGAGTCGCAACATATGTAAAGGACATAATGACCAAAAACCCTATAACAGTAGATCCAGAACTCGATGCAATAGAAGCCCTAAGAATCATCTCAAGAGAAAGAATAGGCCGAATCCCAGTAACAAAAAACCGACAAGTCGTAGGCATAATAAGCAGAAGCGACTTCACAACAGCAATCGAATTAGGAGAAATGGGAATGGTTCCACAAGAATAA